A genomic region of Acidobacteriota bacterium contains the following coding sequences:
- a CDS encoding glycosyltransferase family 39 protein — protein sequence MHRITLPLLLLAAVTFFAGLGRGAITDSDEAFYADAAREMVASGDWITPYYNYEPRFQKPVLYYWLTAAASLVLGANEMAARFWAAMAGLGLVLVTAAAGRRWYDESTGLLAGAIVATNFGYFSIGRMALPDLPLAFCISLAIWAALVATLEQERSPRKFVLLAALALGLGFLTKGPVGLIIPIIVIVPVLMIERRSIALSPGDLLLGFIVTVGVAAPWYVVMWFRHGNEYLQGFFIGDNFERFATDRFNDPRPWWFYLPILAGGLLPWTPLALVWLGPLTQFVRRRRDIGTIDLRLMLWAALPLVFFSLSVGKQPRYILPVLPPLALLLASSIVERTQEWRGFDGARSRPRRATGVVVGSLLSGAFFIALGALLYRVEPLLINVAPMFTQVAAGVIATAGVVIVLVALSGRWRIAPAVIALAAAVTLPALQFGGLSSGREDTVEQMARLVQAERTSHEAVGTYRVFVRNLVFYAHTKTTDIITDDQALDFMSQPDRALMVAPADVIDRLERERNLRMVRIAELPYFNEAGVRVRTLLWPDPSRDLTRVVLVANR from the coding sequence GTGCATCGCATCACGCTCCCCCTGCTGCTGCTCGCGGCGGTCACGTTCTTCGCCGGCCTCGGCCGGGGGGCCATTACCGATTCAGACGAGGCGTTTTACGCCGACGCGGCCCGAGAAATGGTGGCGTCTGGCGACTGGATCACCCCCTATTACAACTACGAACCGCGGTTCCAGAAGCCGGTCTTGTATTACTGGCTGACGGCGGCCGCGTCGCTCGTGCTTGGCGCGAACGAGATGGCCGCCCGCTTCTGGGCCGCCATGGCCGGGCTGGGTCTCGTGCTCGTGACGGCCGCGGCCGGCCGCCGCTGGTACGACGAATCGACGGGCCTGCTGGCCGGCGCGATTGTCGCCACCAACTTCGGCTACTTCTCGATCGGCCGCATGGCGCTGCCCGACCTGCCGCTGGCCTTCTGCATCTCGCTGGCGATCTGGGCGGCGCTCGTGGCCACGCTGGAGCAGGAACGGTCGCCCCGCAAGTTCGTGTTGCTGGCGGCGCTGGCGCTCGGCCTGGGGTTCCTGACCAAGGGGCCGGTGGGACTGATCATCCCGATCATCGTGATTGTGCCGGTGCTGATGATCGAGCGGCGCTCGATCGCGCTGTCGCCCGGCGACCTCCTCCTCGGTTTCATCGTCACGGTCGGCGTGGCCGCGCCGTGGTACGTGGTGATGTGGTTCCGCCACGGGAACGAGTACCTGCAGGGGTTCTTCATCGGCGACAACTTCGAGCGGTTCGCGACCGATCGCTTCAACGATCCGCGGCCGTGGTGGTTCTATCTCCCGATTCTGGCCGGCGGCCTGCTGCCGTGGACGCCGCTGGCGCTGGTGTGGCTGGGACCGCTGACGCAGTTCGTGAGGCGCCGGCGCGATATCGGCACAATCGATCTGCGGCTGATGCTGTGGGCGGCGTTGCCCCTGGTGTTCTTCTCGTTGTCGGTCGGCAAGCAGCCGCGCTACATCCTGCCGGTGCTGCCGCCGCTCGCGCTACTCCTCGCCTCGTCCATCGTCGAACGCACCCAGGAGTGGCGCGGGTTCGACGGGGCGCGCTCGCGCCCGCGCCGTGCCACCGGCGTGGTGGTCGGCTCGCTCCTGAGCGGGGCGTTCTTCATCGCGCTCGGCGCGTTGCTGTACCGCGTGGAGCCCCTGCTGATCAACGTGGCGCCGATGTTCACCCAGGTCGCGGCCGGCGTGATCGCCACGGCCGGCGTCGTGATCGTGCTGGTCGCGTTGTCGGGTCGGTGGCGGATCGCGCCGGCGGTGATTGCGCTGGCCGCCGCCGTGACGCTGCCGGCGTTGCAGTTCGGCGGCCTGTCGAGCGGCCGTGAAGACACGGTCGAGCAAATGGCGCGGCTGGTCCAGGCCGAGCGGACCTCACACGAGGCGGTGGGCACCTACCGGGTGTTCGTGCGCAACCTGGTGTTCTACGCGCACACCAAGACCACCGACATCATCACCGACGATCAGGCCTTGGACTTCATGTCACAGCCCGACAGGGCCCTGATGGTGGCGCCGGCCGATGTGATCGACCGACTCGAGCGCGAGCGGAACCTGCGGATGGTGCGGATCGCGGAACTACCCTACTTCAACGAAGCCGGTGTGCGGGTGCGGACGCTGTTGTGGCCCGACCCGTCACGAGACCTGACGCGCGTGGTGCTGGTGGCCAACCGTTAG
- a CDS encoding pyridoxal phosphate-dependent aminotransferase yields the protein MSPTLKVSAEADRLRRQGVDVVDLGAGEPDFGTPEHVKDAGHAALTANFTKYTPSAGVLEFRDAVAHDYSARYGVTLKPDEVIISAGAKQALYNAAMVLFDQGDEVISHSPFWPTIADQIKLADATPVMVQTHREDGFAIKAAAIIAAVTPKTKAIIINSPCNPTGALISEAEMTAIADAAAARGIWVIVDITYEHLIYDPVPHNLVKILFDRMPDRTVICSSASKSYAMTGWRCGWAIGPKAMIAQCNVIQGHATSNINSITQKAGIAALTGPQDGLTMMLDEYRKRRDAVHGWLTADPRFVCVKPSGAFYLFPYVADLLSPGGIKTTGELAEALLKDVSVAVTPGEGFDAPGFFRLSYATSIDRLREGVDRMFAFVAAMEKSGKIPSAATR from the coding sequence GTGTCACCCACCTTGAAGGTGTCGGCAGAAGCCGATCGCCTGCGCCGCCAGGGCGTGGACGTGGTCGACCTGGGCGCGGGCGAACCGGACTTCGGCACGCCTGAGCACGTGAAAGACGCCGGCCACGCGGCGCTGACCGCCAACTTCACCAAATACACGCCGTCGGCGGGCGTCCTCGAGTTCCGGGACGCGGTCGCCCACGACTACAGCGCGCGCTACGGCGTCACGCTCAAGCCGGACGAAGTAATCATCTCCGCCGGCGCCAAGCAGGCCCTCTACAACGCCGCCATGGTGTTGTTCGACCAGGGTGACGAGGTGATTTCGCACAGCCCGTTCTGGCCGACCATCGCCGATCAGATCAAGCTGGCCGATGCGACCCCGGTGATGGTGCAAACGCACCGCGAGGACGGCTTTGCCATCAAGGCCGCCGCCATCATCGCCGCGGTCACGCCGAAGACCAAGGCCATCATCATCAACTCGCCCTGCAACCCGACCGGTGCGTTGATTTCCGAAGCCGAGATGACCGCGATCGCCGATGCGGCCGCGGCCCGCGGCATCTGGGTGATCGTCGACATCACTTACGAACACCTGATCTACGACCCGGTGCCGCACAACCTGGTCAAGATCCTGTTCGACCGCATGCCCGACCGGACCGTCATCTGCAGTTCGGCATCGAAGAGCTACGCCATGACCGGCTGGCGATGCGGCTGGGCCATCGGGCCCAAGGCGATGATCGCCCAGTGCAACGTCATCCAGGGGCACGCGACGTCGAACATCAACTCGATCACACAGAAAGCCGGCATTGCCGCGCTCACCGGCCCCCAGGACGGCCTCACGATGATGCTCGACGAATACCGCAAGCGCCGCGACGCGGTGCATGGCTGGTTGACCGCCGATCCCCGGTTTGTGTGCGTCAAGCCCTCGGGGGCGTTTTACCTGTTCCCGTACGTTGCCGACCTGCTGTCGCCCGGGGGCATCAAGACCACCGGCGAACTCGCCGAGGCCCTCTTGAAAGACGTGTCCGTCGCCGTGACGCCGGGCGAGGGGTTCGACGCGCCCGGCTTCTTCCGGCTGTCGTACGCCACCTCGATCGACCGGCTGCGGGAAGGGGTCGACCGGATGTTCGCGTTCGTCGCGGCCATGGAAAAGAGCGGCAAGATTCCTTCTGCCGCTACCAGGTAG
- the coaD gene encoding pantetheine-phosphate adenylyltransferase — MTIQHSPRIAIYPGSFDPLTNGHVDIIDRGARIFDRIIVAILANAEKTPLFSESERVALIEDVFKGRPNVQVETFDGLLVDYAHRKNASVLVRGLRAVSDFEYEFQMALMNRHLAPEIETVFMMPAEQYTYISSRLIKEVFMLNGKIDGLVPPIVEERLHAKRAGRPKAQD, encoded by the coding sequence ATGACCATCCAGCACTCGCCACGCATCGCCATCTACCCGGGGTCGTTCGATCCGCTGACCAACGGGCACGTCGACATCATCGATCGTGGGGCGCGGATCTTCGACCGGATCATCGTCGCAATCCTGGCCAATGCCGAGAAGACGCCGCTGTTCTCGGAATCGGAGCGCGTGGCGTTGATCGAGGATGTGTTCAAGGGGCGGCCCAACGTGCAGGTCGAGACCTTCGACGGCCTGCTGGTCGACTACGCCCACCGCAAGAACGCGTCGGTGCTGGTGCGCGGCCTGCGCGCTGTGTCGGACTTCGAGTACGAGTTCCAGATGGCGCTGATGAATCGCCACCTGGCGCCCGAGATCGAGACGGTCTTCATGATGCCGGCCGAGCAGTACACCTACATCAGCTCGCGGTTGATCAAGGAAGTGTTCATGTTGAACGGCAAGATCGATGGCCTGGTGCCGCCGATTGTCGAAGAGCGCCTGCACGCCAAACGGGCGGGCCGGCCCAAGGCGCAGGACTAA
- the rsmD gene encoding 16S rRNA (guanine(966)-N(2))-methyltransferase RsmD has translation MRIIAGTNKGRGLKAPKWDGLRPTSDKLRETLFNIIAPHVVDARVLDVFAGTGAIALEALSRGAAAATCVEQDRRAVQLIEENRARCGEEKRCAIIRDSVARALAQPLPGGPFDIIVLDPPYDYPALASAVRDAASQRQPGAVLILEHAARVTPPAPDGLTVTRTVKSGDSALSFYS, from the coding sequence ATGCGGATCATCGCCGGCACGAACAAGGGCAGGGGACTCAAGGCACCAAAGTGGGACGGCCTGCGCCCGACTTCGGATAAGCTGCGAGAGACCTTGTTCAATATCATCGCGCCCCATGTCGTGGACGCCCGGGTGCTCGACGTGTTCGCCGGCACCGGCGCGATTGCGCTCGAGGCGCTCAGCCGTGGCGCGGCGGCGGCGACCTGCGTGGAACAGGATCGCCGGGCGGTTCAGCTGATCGAAGAGAATCGCGCGCGCTGCGGCGAGGAAAAGCGCTGTGCTATCATCCGCGATTCCGTAGCGCGCGCACTGGCGCAGCCGCTGCCCGGTGGCCCGTTCGACATCATCGTGCTCGATCCGCCGTACGACTACCCGGCGCTCGCCAGCGCGGTTCGCGACGCGGCCAGCCAGCGCCAGCCGGGCGCGGTGCTGATCCTCGAGCATGCCGCGCGCGTCACGCCGCCGGCTCCGGACGGATTGACCGTGACCCGCACCGTTAAATCGGGCGACAGCGCCTTGAGCTTCTACTCATGA
- the recG gene encoding ATP-dependent DNA helicase RecG, with protein sequence MAEDVLQLPLQFLKGVGPRKAADLKKAGLHTVEDLLFRFPRRYEDRSKLQAIISLRPGMTAAISGEVLNAGLAQTRRPGFRLFQALVQDPSGQIQVVWPNQAFLKDVIRPHQRLVLFGKVEFWGSRGLQITDPEFEIIKDTAEPDGSREPGVGSRDIDTLHTGRIVPVYERTGSVTPNMQRRFVWQALEQMTPDGFDPVPLDILAKEQWPSRRDALWQAHFPDASTPVDALNAFATPAQRRLIFEDFFVFQTGLALRRHENAQVRKGLVCVVDDRIRECARAVLPFKLTPGQRDALLEIVTDLQRPWPMQRLLQGDVGAGKTIVAVLAAVVAMENGFQVAVMAPTEILAEQHYRTIVKVLDGRPYRTALLTGRVTAATRRDLLPAIERGEINLVVGTQALVQDHVKFKALALAVIDEQHRFGVVQRGTLAAKGLNPDVLVMTATPIPRTLALTECGDMEVSVIRGLPPGRQPVRTLVKADSRRDEVYQMIRDEIRRGRQVYVIYPLVEESEKIDLKAATAMAEELTRVFPEFTVSLLHGRMKGDEKERVMHAFTSGALQLLVSTTVVEVGVDVANATLIVVEHAERFGLSQLHQLRGRIGRGEHASTCVLLYQAPWTDEARARLKAMADTSDGFVIAERDLQLRGPGDFFGTRQSGLPTLRAGDLTRDVDLLERAYEEARVRVDGGTLTEAQQEYVRSVWQRQFGLITVG encoded by the coding sequence GTGGCCGAGGATGTCCTCCAGCTGCCCCTGCAGTTCCTGAAGGGCGTCGGCCCGCGCAAGGCCGCCGACTTGAAGAAGGCGGGCCTGCACACCGTCGAGGACCTGCTGTTCCGCTTTCCCCGCCGCTACGAAGACCGCAGCAAGCTCCAGGCCATCATCTCGTTACGCCCGGGCATGACCGCGGCGATCAGCGGGGAAGTGCTGAACGCCGGCCTGGCCCAGACCCGCCGGCCCGGCTTCCGGCTGTTCCAGGCGCTCGTGCAGGATCCGAGCGGGCAGATCCAGGTGGTCTGGCCGAACCAGGCATTCCTCAAGGACGTGATTCGGCCTCACCAGCGCCTGGTGTTGTTCGGCAAGGTGGAGTTCTGGGGCTCGCGCGGGTTGCAGATCACCGACCCCGAGTTCGAGATCATCAAGGACACGGCAGAGCCTGACGGGAGTCGGGAACCGGGAGTCGGGAGTCGGGATATTGACACGCTGCATACCGGGCGCATCGTCCCCGTCTACGAGCGCACCGGCAGCGTCACGCCCAACATGCAGCGCCGCTTCGTGTGGCAGGCGCTCGAGCAAATGACGCCGGACGGGTTCGATCCCGTGCCCCTGGATATTTTGGCGAAAGAGCAGTGGCCGTCGCGGCGCGACGCGTTGTGGCAGGCGCATTTTCCCGACGCGAGCACGCCGGTTGACGCGCTCAATGCCTTCGCGACGCCGGCGCAGCGCCGGCTGATCTTTGAAGACTTCTTCGTGTTCCAGACGGGCCTGGCCCTGCGGCGCCACGAGAACGCGCAGGTCCGCAAGGGGCTGGTGTGCGTGGTGGACGACCGCATTCGCGAGTGCGCGCGCGCGGTGCTGCCGTTCAAGCTCACGCCGGGCCAGCGCGATGCCTTGCTCGAAATCGTCACCGACCTGCAGCGCCCGTGGCCGATGCAGCGGCTGCTGCAGGGCGACGTCGGCGCGGGCAAGACCATTGTCGCCGTGCTCGCGGCGGTGGTGGCGATGGAGAACGGGTTCCAGGTGGCCGTGATGGCGCCCACCGAGATTCTGGCCGAGCAGCACTACCGGACGATCGTGAAGGTGCTTGACGGCCGGCCGTACCGCACCGCCCTGCTCACCGGCCGCGTCACCGCCGCCACGCGGCGCGACTTGTTGCCGGCGATCGAGCGCGGCGAGATCAACCTGGTGGTCGGGACGCAGGCCCTGGTCCAGGACCACGTCAAGTTCAAGGCCCTGGCGCTGGCGGTGATCGACGAGCAGCATCGCTTCGGCGTCGTCCAGCGCGGCACCCTGGCCGCCAAGGGACTGAACCCCGACGTGCTGGTGATGACCGCGACGCCGATTCCACGGACGCTGGCGCTCACCGAGTGCGGCGACATGGAAGTGTCGGTGATCCGCGGCCTGCCGCCGGGCCGACAGCCGGTGCGCACCCTCGTCAAGGCCGACTCGCGTCGAGACGAGGTGTACCAGATGATCCGCGACGAGATCCGGCGGGGACGCCAGGTCTACGTGATCTACCCGCTGGTCGAGGAGTCGGAGAAGATCGATTTGAAGGCCGCCACCGCGATGGCCGAGGAACTCACCCGGGTGTTCCCGGAGTTCACGGTATCGCTGCTGCATGGACGCATGAAGGGCGACGAGAAGGAACGGGTCATGCACGCCTTCACCAGCGGCGCCCTCCAGTTGCTGGTCTCGACCACCGTCGTCGAGGTCGGCGTGGACGTCGCCAACGCCACGCTGATAGTGGTGGAGCACGCCGAGAGATTCGGGCTGTCGCAACTCCACCAGTTGCGTGGGCGGATCGGCCGCGGCGAGCACGCCTCGACCTGCGTCCTGCTATACCAGGCGCCGTGGACGGACGAAGCGCGGGCGCGGCTGAAGGCGATGGCGGACACGTCGGACGGGTTCGTGATTGCCGAGCGCGACTTGCAGTTGCGCGGTCCAGGAGATTTCTTCGGCACGCGCCAGTCCGGCTTGCCGACGTTGCGCGCGGGCGACCTGACGCGTGATGTCGACTTGCTGGAGCGGGCGTACGAAGAGGCCCGCGTCCGCGTTGACGGGGGCACCCTGACGGAGGCGCAGCAGGAGTATGTGCGCAGCGTCTGGCAGCGCCAGTTCGGACTGATCACCGTTGGCTGA
- a CDS encoding RNA polymerase sigma factor, whose product MTHGSAVRNAWPPAADTRWTVTVVTPADAITVVATEYSALDDGALVTASAEGQCGAFDVIVERHRRTVYQVCYRFAGNHEDASDLAQESFVRAWRGIKTFKGQSALPTWLYRIAVNVCLNRVSAKAPATDPIESTDHFEDTRIEGAQSALLREERATAVRKAIASLPKKQRATLILRAYHELSHQQIADILGSSVGATKANFFHALANLKKILGNEP is encoded by the coding sequence ATGACACATGGATCGGCTGTTCGTAACGCATGGCCCCCGGCGGCTGACACCCGGTGGACGGTCACGGTGGTGACCCCCGCTGACGCCATCACCGTCGTCGCCACCGAGTACAGCGCCCTGGACGATGGGGCGCTGGTGACGGCGTCGGCCGAGGGCCAGTGCGGCGCGTTCGACGTGATCGTCGAGCGCCACCGCCGGACCGTCTACCAGGTCTGCTACCGGTTCGCGGGCAATCACGAGGATGCCAGCGACCTCGCGCAGGAATCGTTCGTGCGCGCGTGGCGCGGCATCAAGACCTTCAAGGGCCAGTCGGCGCTGCCGACGTGGCTCTATCGCATCGCGGTGAATGTGTGCTTGAACCGCGTGAGCGCGAAGGCCCCGGCCACCGATCCGATCGAGTCGACCGATCACTTCGAAGACACCCGCATCGAAGGCGCGCAGTCGGCGCTGCTGCGCGAAGAGCGCGCGACGGCGGTTCGCAAGGCGATTGCTTCGCTGCCGAAGAAGCAGCGCGCCACGTTAATCCTGCGGGCGTACCACGAGTTGTCGCACCAGCAGATCGCCGATATCCTCGGCAGCTCAGTCGGCGCCACCAAGGCCAACTTCTTTCACGCGTTGGCCAACTTGAAGAAGATTCTCGGGAACGAACCATGA
- the lexA gene encoding transcriptional repressor LexA, giving the protein MQPLTKRQREILDYLNEFIQQHGYAPSLEEIGERFSLSSLATVHKHLTNLQEKGFIRRAWNRSRSVELLPSRSGGRAVELPMLGYVAAGMPIEAVAGTETVSVPDSLIAGKRDTYVLRVRGESMIDEQIRDGDWVVVEDRKTADNGDMVIALVDGQDVTLKKFYKESNRIRLQPANPSMQPIYVDLDGVQIQGVVVGVMRKY; this is encoded by the coding sequence ATGCAACCACTCACCAAACGCCAGCGCGAAATTCTCGACTACCTCAACGAGTTCATCCAGCAGCACGGGTACGCCCCGAGCCTGGAGGAAATCGGCGAACGGTTCAGCCTGTCATCACTGGCCACCGTCCACAAGCACCTCACCAACCTGCAGGAGAAGGGGTTCATCCGCCGCGCGTGGAATCGCAGCCGGTCGGTTGAGCTCTTGCCCAGCCGATCGGGCGGCCGCGCTGTCGAGCTGCCCATGCTGGGTTACGTGGCGGCTGGTATGCCCATCGAGGCCGTGGCCGGCACCGAGACGGTGAGCGTGCCCGACTCGCTCATTGCCGGCAAGCGCGACACCTACGTGCTGCGCGTGCGGGGCGAATCCATGATCGACGAGCAGATTCGCGACGGCGACTGGGTGGTGGTCGAAGACCGCAAGACCGCCGACAACGGCGACATGGTGATTGCGCTGGTCGATGGCCAGGACGTGACGCTCAAGAAGTTCTACAAGGAAAGCAACCGCATTCGCTTGCAGCCGGCGAACCCGTCGATGCAGCCGATTTACGTCGACCTCGACGGCGTGCAGATCCAGGGCGTCGTCGTCGGCGTGATGCGAAAATACTAG
- a CDS encoding DUF3467 domain-containing protein, producing MSDRKQINFTIVPEDGGSEPRTYANFCAVNHTPFDFTLTFCEVQPLSEKEIREAEAEHVVRAPVRAKIVLPVQFIPTLIAALTENMRVYSESHQPPPPVPPGKGPIH from the coding sequence ATGAGCGACCGCAAACAGATCAATTTCACCATCGTTCCCGAAGACGGTGGTTCCGAGCCGCGCACGTACGCCAACTTCTGCGCGGTAAATCACACCCCGTTCGACTTCACCCTCACCTTCTGCGAAGTGCAGCCGCTGTCGGAGAAGGAGATTCGCGAGGCCGAGGCCGAGCACGTGGTCCGCGCGCCGGTGCGCGCCAAGATCGTGCTGCCGGTGCAGTTCATTCCGACGCTGATCGCGGCGTTGACGGAGAACATGCGCGTCTATTCCGAGTCGCATCAGCCACCGCCGCCCGTGCCGCCCGGCAAGGGACCAATCCACTAG
- the nth gene encoding endonuclease III, with the protein MKTAAAVSRVFDGLDRHYPDADTELAHRNAFELLVATMLSAQSTDARVNLVTPALFTRFPDARSLAAAGTAELETLIHATGFFRQKAKSLLGMAAILVEQHKGKVPASMEALTALPGVGRKTANVVLGHALGVPGLPVDRHVLRVANRIGLAHGDDPVKVEAQLCEQLPPKRWTRASDDLILHGRRICKPKPNCPICNVRSDCDFFMSGVVTKPKVRLTTSAKASAVKKADATSSPKVRLKPDATSVKKKARR; encoded by the coding sequence ATGAAAACAGCCGCTGCGGTCAGTCGTGTGTTCGACGGTCTCGACCGGCACTACCCAGACGCGGATACGGAACTGGCCCATCGCAACGCCTTCGAGCTGCTGGTGGCGACCATGCTGTCGGCGCAGTCGACCGATGCCCGCGTCAACCTCGTCACGCCGGCGCTGTTCACGCGCTTCCCCGACGCCAGGTCGCTGGCGGCCGCCGGCACGGCGGAGCTCGAGACCCTGATCCACGCCACCGGCTTCTTCCGCCAGAAGGCCAAGTCGCTGCTTGGCATGGCCGCGATACTGGTCGAGCAACACAAGGGCAAGGTTCCGGCCTCAATGGAGGCGCTCACGGCCCTGCCCGGCGTCGGGCGCAAGACCGCCAACGTGGTGTTGGGGCACGCCCTCGGCGTCCCCGGACTGCCGGTCGATCGTCACGTGCTGCGGGTCGCCAACCGGATTGGCCTCGCCCACGGTGATGATCCCGTGAAGGTCGAGGCGCAACTGTGCGAGCAACTGCCGCCGAAGCGGTGGACGCGCGCGTCGGACGACTTGATCCTGCACGGCCGCCGCATCTGCAAGCCGAAGCCCAACTGCCCGATCTGCAACGTGCGTAGTGACTGCGACTTCTTTATGTCGGGGGTCGTGACCAAGCCTAAGGTCCGCCTAACCACCTCCGCCAAGGCTTCGGCGGTCAAGAAGGCGGACGCCACATCGTCGCCGAAGGTCCGGCTGAAGCCGGACGCTACATCGGTGAAGAAGAAGGCGCGGCGATGA
- a CDS encoding metallopeptidase family protein, which produces MTREHFRELVQEAIDQIPRRFARAIHNVAIVVEDEPSDELLDDRDIDDGGTLFGLYEGTPLTERSGYGNTLPDRITLFQGPIEDECDNDEDEIFVEIGLTLIHELGHYFGMSEEDIAPHEERWLRGEDDSDDDEEPQA; this is translated from the coding sequence ATGACCCGCGAGCATTTCAGGGAGCTGGTCCAGGAAGCCATCGACCAGATCCCGCGCCGCTTCGCGCGCGCCATTCATAACGTGGCAATCGTGGTCGAAGACGAGCCCTCGGACGAGTTGCTCGACGACCGGGACATCGATGACGGCGGAACCCTCTTTGGGCTCTACGAGGGCACGCCGCTCACGGAACGATCGGGTTACGGCAACACCCTGCCGGACCGGATCACGTTGTTCCAGGGCCCAATCGAAGACGAGTGCGATAACGACGAGGACGAGATCTTCGTTGAGATTGGTCTCACCCTGATCCATGAGCTCGGCCACTACTTCGGTATGTCCGAGGAGGACATCGCGCCGCACGAGGAACGCTGGTTGCGCGGCGAAGACGACTCGGACGATGACGAGGAGCCGCAGGCATGA
- the rsmA gene encoding 16S rRNA (adenine(1518)-N(6)/adenine(1519)-N(6))-dimethyltransferase RsmA, translating to MRARKRFAQHFLEPAWVVKVVKAVDARADQSILEIGPGRAAITRPLAEQCGRLLAVEVDRDLAGELEATKPANVTVIVGDVLELDLAASLSDWLGAPLGPGHAVRVVGNLPYNISSPILFSLLELAATTGGVRDAILMLQKEVADRLVARVGTGDYGVLTVLTAVHADVTRLLSLPPGAFRPPPQVQSAVVRLTFRPPAVDIPDMPGFVRMVRTMFTQRRKTLSNALKPFGLERSVAPTEALARAGIEGQRRPETLDMAEMAALSRAFAATD from the coding sequence ATGAGGGCACGCAAGCGGTTCGCGCAGCATTTTCTCGAGCCGGCCTGGGTCGTCAAGGTGGTGAAGGCGGTGGACGCCAGGGCCGACCAAAGCATTCTCGAGATTGGCCCGGGCCGCGCCGCCATTACCCGGCCGCTGGCGGAACAGTGCGGCCGCCTGCTGGCGGTGGAGGTCGATCGCGACCTCGCCGGCGAGTTGGAGGCCACCAAGCCCGCCAACGTCACCGTGATCGTCGGCGACGTGCTCGAGCTGGACCTGGCGGCGTCGCTGTCGGACTGGCTGGGAGCGCCGCTCGGGCCCGGGCACGCGGTGCGGGTGGTCGGCAACCTCCCTTACAACATCTCGTCCCCGATCCTGTTCTCGCTGCTTGAACTCGCCGCCACGACCGGTGGGGTCCGCGACGCCATCCTGATGCTCCAGAAGGAAGTGGCCGATCGGCTGGTGGCCCGGGTGGGCACCGGCGACTACGGCGTGCTGACGGTGCTGACCGCCGTGCATGCCGACGTGACGCGGTTGCTGTCGCTGCCGCCGGGCGCGTTTCGGCCACCGCCACAGGTGCAATCGGCCGTGGTCCGGCTCACCTTTCGACCGCCGGCCGTGGACATTCCCGACATGCCGGGCTTTGTCCGGATGGTCCGGACCATGTTCACCCAGCGGCGCAAGACCCTGTCGAACGCGCTGAAGCCGTTCGGCCTCGAACGGTCGGTGGCGCCAACCGAGGCGCTGGCGCGGGCGGGGATCGAGGGCCAGCGGCGACCCGAGACGCTGGACATGGCCGAGATGGCGGCCCTCTCCCGCGCCTTCGCGGCCACCGATTAG